In one window of Candidatus Neomarinimicrobiota bacterium DNA:
- a CDS encoding carbon starvation protein A codes for MNSALLAVIGLSAFYLGYRFYSRWISDQIYKTDPDLKVPAHELRDDVDYVPTKKHILFGHHFTSIAGAAPIIGPCVAAYWGWLPACLWIILGTVFMGAVHDFGALIVSVREKGRSIADVSSKLMSDNARIMFLLFVMMLVWLVLAVFAMAIADLFVGVPSTVLPINIEILLAIAVGWLIYKKGVDALVPSLVALGLLYFFVWVGTKTPLSFESLGMSPTDASTTWVILLFIYSAIASLLPVWFLLQPRDFINSHQLLVGLGLLYAGIFYVRPLVEAPAIRMVVDHGAPPMIPLLFVTIACGAISGFHGLVSSGTTSKQVNHVNDTRFIGYGGMLGEGTLALASMIAAVAGISLVAACTLPSQGQVADLSWAVYYDSWAHASGNKASAFVLGGGALIQELGVPAELAKTLMAVLVISFAATTLDTATRIQRFVLSELGSAVNIKLLTNRYIGTAVAVLPALALTLWNVTDPSTGAAKQAGWVLWPMFGASNQMLAGLTLMVVTLYFWQLKRPILPVLIPMILVMTGTLVSIIINTIDFFTNNWLFFGLNMFLIVLIVWMIYEGVQTVTRSRVTGSN; via the coding sequence ATGAATTCTGCACTCCTTGCCGTTATAGGTTTGTCGGCCTTTTATCTGGGTTATCGCTTCTATTCCCGCTGGATCTCTGACCAGATATACAAAACTGATCCTGACTTAAAAGTCCCTGCTCATGAACTGAGGGACGATGTGGATTACGTTCCCACGAAAAAGCACATCCTTTTTGGTCATCATTTCACTTCCATCGCCGGTGCGGCGCCCATCATTGGTCCCTGCGTAGCCGCCTACTGGGGTTGGCTCCCGGCGTGCCTCTGGATTATCCTCGGAACCGTTTTTATGGGTGCTGTTCATGACTTTGGTGCGCTGATTGTGAGCGTTCGTGAAAAGGGGCGGAGCATCGCTGATGTGAGCAGCAAGCTCATGAGCGATAATGCCCGCATTATGTTCCTTCTGTTTGTCATGATGTTGGTGTGGTTGGTGCTGGCCGTTTTCGCTATGGCCATAGCCGATCTTTTTGTGGGTGTCCCCAGCACTGTTCTACCCATCAATATAGAGATCCTGCTGGCAATTGCTGTGGGGTGGCTCATTTACAAAAAAGGTGTAGATGCACTGGTGCCGTCTCTTGTAGCTCTTGGCCTGCTCTACTTCTTTGTCTGGGTTGGAACAAAAACACCCCTCAGTTTTGAGAGTCTGGGCATGTCACCGACCGATGCGTCGACCACTTGGGTGATTCTGCTGTTTATCTACTCGGCCATTGCAAGTCTCTTGCCTGTTTGGTTCCTCCTTCAACCGAGAGATTTTATTAACAGCCACCAACTTCTTGTTGGGCTCGGATTACTTTACGCAGGAATTTTCTATGTTCGGCCTCTAGTTGAGGCTCCGGCCATCAGGATGGTGGTGGACCACGGCGCACCGCCTATGATCCCGCTCCTGTTCGTCACAATCGCCTGTGGTGCCATCAGCGGCTTTCACGGCCTTGTTTCTTCGGGTACGACCTCCAAGCAGGTGAATCATGTGAACGATACACGCTTCATCGGCTACGGCGGTATGTTGGGGGAGGGGACTCTGGCCCTTGCATCCATGATTGCAGCGGTGGCGGGGATTTCCCTCGTGGCTGCCTGCACACTGCCCTCTCAAGGGCAGGTGGCGGATCTTTCCTGGGCCGTCTATTATGACAGCTGGGCCCATGCCAGCGGTAACAAGGCGTCTGCTTTTGTTCTGGGCGGAGGTGCCCTCATTCAGGAATTGGGCGTTCCGGCCGAATTGGCAAAAACACTTATGGCAGTTCTGGTTATTTCATTTGCCGCCACAACCCTGGACACTGCCACACGTATTCAGCGGTTCGTCCTGTCCGAACTTGGCAGTGCTGTGAATATCAAGCTGCTGACAAACAGGTACATTGGAACAGCTGTTGCTGTCCTGCCGGCCCTTGCTTTAACTCTATGGAATGTGACCGATCCATCCACCGGTGCGGCCAAACAGGCGGGATGGGTACTCTGGCCCATGTTTGGTGCCAGTAACCAGATGTTGGCTGGATTGACACTCATGGTGGTAACGCTCTACTTCTGGCAGCTGAAAAGGCCAATCTTGCCGGTACTTATTCCCATGATCTTAGTCATGACAGGAACACTTGTGTCTATCATCATAAATACCATAGATTTTTTCACGAATAACTGGCTTTTTTTCGGCCTAAACATGTTTCTGATTGTCCTTATTGTCTGGATGATCTACGAAGGAGTTCAAACTGTAACCAGATCCCGGGTGACCGGATCTAACTAA
- the dxs gene encoding 1-deoxy-D-xylulose-5-phosphate synthase: MLERVDSPHDLRQLDRTELSSLCDDIRQNIIDVVEEKGGHFSSPLGVVDLTVALHRVFDTPKDLLIWDVGHQCYPHKIITGRRDSFDTLRQGDGISGFCKRDESEYDVFGAGHASTSISAALGMARARDLKGEKHRIVAVIGDGAMTGGLAYEGLNNAGVLPSQLLLVVNDNKMSISHTVGALSHYLTKVVTNPLYNRVRDKIWELTGILPGIPKKVLRRIAHTIQEGLKHFLVPGMIFEELGIRYFGPIDGHNMDEMLEAFQNLKGVSYPAVVHVLTRKGIGKEKAEADPLKYYSLSGNGDGQAKEPSIAPGYSKVFGSIACQLAEEDEDVVSVVAAMREGTGLVPFAEKYPDRFFDSGIAEGHTVTFAGGLAASGLKPIVAIYSTFLQRSYDMIIHDIALQKLPVLFCLDRAGVVGPDGPTHHGVFDLSFLRLIPGMALAAPKDGNELRDLMYTGLNHWQGPFAVRYPKASSMVFDESLAPKAVEVGTWEVLKEGSDLIVLAVGSMVIEARDALEKQNMDFQLVNARFVKPLDERMLDEICEQFSTVVTIEEGSLEGGFGSAVMSALNKRNFIGKVRQLGIPDEFVEHGDRRRLLNDLGLTAEKIAETVSELAASVSTIP; this comes from the coding sequence ATCTTGGAGAGGGTTGATTCACCCCATGACCTGAGGCAGCTGGATCGCACGGAACTCTCTTCCCTTTGCGATGATATTCGCCAGAACATCATCGATGTGGTTGAAGAGAAGGGAGGCCACTTTTCATCTCCCCTTGGTGTTGTTGATCTCACCGTGGCCCTTCACAGGGTTTTTGATACTCCGAAAGATTTACTCATCTGGGATGTGGGTCACCAGTGCTATCCCCACAAGATTATCACAGGACGCCGGGACAGCTTTGATACTTTACGCCAGGGTGACGGCATCAGCGGTTTCTGTAAGCGTGACGAAAGTGAGTATGACGTTTTTGGTGCTGGCCATGCCAGCACCTCCATTTCAGCTGCTTTGGGTATGGCCCGAGCCCGTGACCTGAAAGGGGAAAAACACCGCATTGTGGCCGTTATCGGTGATGGCGCCATGACAGGCGGTCTTGCTTACGAAGGGTTAAACAATGCTGGCGTACTCCCGAGTCAATTGTTGTTGGTGGTGAACGATAACAAAATGTCCATTTCACACACAGTCGGTGCCCTGTCCCACTACCTCACAAAGGTGGTGACAAATCCGCTCTACAACCGTGTGAGGGATAAGATCTGGGAATTGACAGGAATACTTCCGGGAATCCCTAAGAAAGTTCTCCGCCGAATAGCGCACACCATCCAGGAGGGTCTCAAGCATTTTCTTGTGCCGGGTATGATTTTCGAGGAGTTGGGAATCAGGTATTTCGGTCCCATCGATGGTCACAATATGGATGAAATGCTGGAGGCGTTTCAGAATTTGAAGGGTGTATCATATCCGGCAGTGGTCCATGTACTGACACGGAAAGGAATCGGCAAAGAAAAAGCTGAAGCCGATCCGCTGAAGTATTATTCTCTTTCCGGCAACGGTGACGGCCAGGCTAAAGAGCCTTCTATAGCGCCGGGATACAGCAAAGTTTTTGGTTCCATCGCTTGTCAGCTTGCCGAAGAAGATGAAGATGTTGTCAGCGTGGTGGCGGCCATGCGGGAGGGAACAGGCCTTGTTCCTTTTGCTGAAAAATATCCTGACAGATTCTTTGACAGCGGGATCGCCGAAGGCCACACCGTAACATTTGCCGGTGGTCTGGCTGCATCTGGGCTGAAGCCCATAGTGGCCATTTATTCTACATTTTTACAGCGCAGTTATGACATGATCATCCACGATATTGCTCTACAGAAACTGCCTGTCCTGTTCTGTCTGGACAGAGCCGGCGTTGTGGGACCGGACGGCCCTACCCATCACGGTGTGTTTGACCTCTCTTTTCTCAGGTTAATTCCCGGTATGGCCCTGGCGGCGCCGAAAGATGGTAATGAACTGCGAGATCTCATGTACACCGGACTGAACCATTGGCAAGGTCCTTTTGCGGTACGCTATCCGAAAGCTTCATCCATGGTTTTTGATGAATCGCTGGCACCGAAAGCTGTTGAAGTGGGCACGTGGGAAGTTTTGAAAGAAGGAAGCGACCTTATCGTCCTGGCTGTGGGCAGCATGGTGATAGAAGCACGGGATGCACTTGAAAAACAGAACATGGATTTTCAACTTGTGAATGCTCGTTTCGTTAAGCCCCTGGATGAAAGGATGCTGGATGAGATATGCGAACAATTTTCAACGGTGGTTACCATTGAGGAAGGGTCTCTTGAAGGTGGTTTTGGGTCAGCCGTTATGTCCGCTTTGAATAAAAGAAATTTTATCGGGAAAGTACGTCAGCTGGGTATTCCAGATGAGTTTGTTGAGCACGGTGATCGGCGGCGGCTGTTGAACGACCTCGGTCTCACAGCGGAGAAGATTGCTGAAACGGTGTCAGAACTGGCAGCCTCGGTCTCAACCATCCCCTAG
- the pdxT gene encoding pyridoxal 5'-phosphate synthase glutaminase subunit PdxT gives MKRIGVLGLQGAYAKHFAVLKQLDVQSVDVRRPEDLKECYGLIIPGGESTTMTKLINEIDMYDALLNFAADRPVFGTCAGMILMATKVDDDRVETLNLIHMEIERNAYGRQVDSFIDNLDVTTNGQAFSMRGVFIRAPRIKNLGEGVEVLASVNDEPVLVQEGHHMAAAFHPELTGETRIHDYFTTLKGEMSLA, from the coding sequence GTGAAGCGAATCGGCGTCCTTGGTCTCCAGGGGGCGTATGCCAAACATTTTGCAGTTCTGAAACAACTGGATGTTCAGTCTGTGGATGTACGGAGACCTGAGGACCTTAAAGAGTGTTACGGTCTCATCATCCCCGGCGGTGAATCCACCACAATGACCAAGCTCATCAATGAGATTGATATGTATGACGCGCTACTCAACTTTGCCGCTGATCGGCCCGTGTTCGGTACCTGTGCGGGTATGATCCTCATGGCTACCAAAGTAGATGATGACCGTGTGGAGACACTGAACCTTATCCATATGGAAATTGAGCGGAACGCTTATGGACGACAGGTCGATTCCTTCATTGATAATCTGGATGTTACTACCAATGGTCAGGCCTTTTCCATGCGTGGTGTCTTTATCCGGGCACCAAGGATCAAGAACCTGGGTGAAGGTGTTGAGGTCCTAGCATCCGTTAATGATGAACCTGTCCTTGTTCAGGAAGGGCACCACATGGCCGCTGCGTTTCATCCCGAACTGACGGGAGAAACCCGGATTCATGACTACTTTACTACCCTGAAAGGGGAAATGTCACTTGCCTGA
- the pdxS gene encoding pyridoxal 5'-phosphate synthase lyase subunit PdxS yields the protein MEKGSFEVKVGLAEMLKGGVIMDVTNAEQAKIAEDSGAVSVMALERIPADIRSDGGIARMSSPQVIKDIQETVSIPVMAKCRIGHFAEGQVLESLGVDFIDESEVLTPADEYNHIDKHAFKVPYVCGCRNLGEALRRIGEGAAMIRTKGEAGSGNIVEAVRHMRQVQNDIKSLTVLGDDEIMARSKDLGAPYSLVKQVAKLGKLPVPNFAAGGIATPADASLMMQLGAESVFVGSGIFKSEDPAVRAKAIVASVTYYNDPAKLAEVSYDLQKAMKGLDMAEIPEGERLQERGW from the coding sequence ATGGAAAAAGGTTCATTTGAAGTAAAGGTCGGTCTGGCTGAAATGTTGAAGGGCGGCGTCATTATGGACGTTACCAATGCAGAACAGGCGAAGATTGCGGAAGATTCCGGCGCCGTATCTGTCATGGCGTTAGAGCGCATTCCCGCTGACATCCGCTCCGACGGCGGGATTGCTCGCATGTCCAGCCCGCAGGTGATCAAGGATATCCAGGAAACTGTCTCCATTCCAGTCATGGCGAAGTGCCGCATCGGCCATTTTGCCGAAGGGCAGGTGCTGGAATCTCTGGGTGTCGATTTTATTGATGAAAGTGAAGTGTTGACACCAGCGGACGAGTACAATCATATTGACAAACATGCCTTCAAGGTTCCTTATGTCTGCGGCTGCCGTAACCTTGGCGAAGCACTTCGGCGCATCGGAGAAGGTGCCGCCATGATCAGGACCAAAGGCGAAGCGGGCAGTGGGAATATTGTTGAAGCTGTTCGCCACATGCGGCAGGTTCAGAATGATATCAAATCGCTGACTGTCCTTGGCGATGATGAGATTATGGCGAGATCTAAAGATCTCGGTGCTCCTTACAGCCTGGTGAAACAGGTGGCCAAACTTGGAAAACTTCCTGTACCCAACTTTGCCGCCGGCGGAATCGCCACTCCGGCTGATGCGTCTCTTATGATGCAACTTGGGGCGGAAAGTGTTTTTGTAGGCTCGGGTATCTTTAAGTCTGAAGATCCAGCGGTGAGGGCGAAGGCTATTGTTGCATCGGTGACCTACTACAACGACCCGGCCAAACTGGCGGAGGTTTCATATGATCTCCAGAAAGCCATGAAAGGTCTGGATATGGCTGAGATTCCTGAAGGAGAGCGCCTCCAGGAGCGTGGCTGGTAG
- the ispH gene encoding 4-hydroxy-3-methylbut-2-enyl diphosphate reductase produces MKITIAGDAGYCFGVRDAVNLAYESAEKDGKVYMLGDIVHNEQVVADLAQAGTKVVETLDEIPDDKPVLFRAHGTATRVWDEAGEKGLNIIDATCPLVQEIHDEVKKLEKDGRQIIIIGDHGHDEVVGIESHANNPLVLATPEEARALRKMKRVGVVSQSTQTIENVKEIINILMTKVFDLHFINTICFPTKRNQEQIKELAADSDVMVIIGSFTSANSKRLTQLALEINPNTYQVNSAENLDPAWFDQVEKVGISAGASTPDYLIDQVHERIKQFSLEEEEVY; encoded by the coding sequence ATGAAAATCACCATTGCTGGAGATGCGGGTTACTGTTTCGGTGTCCGGGATGCTGTGAACCTGGCCTACGAAAGTGCAGAGAAAGACGGGAAAGTCTACATGCTGGGAGACATTGTCCATAATGAACAGGTTGTAGCTGACCTCGCCCAGGCAGGGACCAAGGTGGTAGAAACTCTGGATGAGATTCCTGATGATAAGCCTGTCCTTTTCCGTGCCCACGGTACAGCCACCAGGGTGTGGGACGAGGCTGGTGAAAAAGGGCTCAACATTATTGATGCCACATGTCCTCTGGTTCAGGAAATACATGACGAAGTGAAAAAGCTTGAGAAGGACGGCCGGCAGATCATAATCATCGGTGACCACGGACATGATGAGGTGGTGGGGATTGAGAGCCATGCCAATAATCCCCTTGTTTTAGCCACCCCAGAAGAAGCCCGTGCCCTCCGGAAAATGAAACGGGTCGGGGTGGTGAGCCAGTCTACACAGACTATTGAGAATGTTAAGGAGATCATCAATATTCTCATGACAAAAGTTTTCGATCTTCACTTTATCAACACCATCTGCTTTCCTACCAAGCGGAACCAGGAGCAGATTAAGGAACTTGCTGCTGATAGCGATGTCATGGTGATCATAGGTTCATTTACAAGTGCAAATTCAAAGCGCCTGACACAACTGGCGTTGGAGATCAACCCAAACACATACCAAGTGAATTCTGCTGAGAATTTGGACCCGGCCTGGTTTGACCAGGTGGAAAAGGTCGGTATATCTGCTGGTGCTTCCACACCTGATTACCTTATAGATCAGGTTCATGAAAGGATTAAGCAGTTCTCACTTGAAGAAGAGGAGGTGTACTAA
- a CDS encoding bifunctional oligoribonuclease/PAP phosphatase NrnA produces MSTEIDKNNRWSAVQEILDGAENIIMSTHMNPDGDGLGSQLAMADYLESKGKKFTILNPSPVPEDLYFLSEYADFRHYDRQTQKHILAAADLAIIFDIGDYNRLGHLGEDLEELGIKLLSIDHHPHQEPNGFSHSVHDVTACATGYLIYDFLKYANGSMETISLKAAEGLYVALMTDTGSFRFNNTDAAAHEMAGELIRFGVRPYELYQQVYESAPVEKVKLLGAVLENIHLSAGGKLAWFIVTREMIKEAGASSTHVGGFTDTVRSVKGVEVAVMLHEIADNKTRLNFRSKGRVKIDDLARQFGGGGHPFAAGAVVRQTMDTTREAIIPATATEIKKQLSEGSQL; encoded by the coding sequence ATGAGTACTGAAATAGATAAGAATAATAGGTGGTCTGCCGTTCAGGAAATTCTGGATGGAGCGGAGAATATAATTATGTCCACCCATATGAACCCCGATGGGGACGGCCTTGGCTCCCAGCTTGCCATGGCAGACTACTTGGAAAGCAAGGGTAAAAAATTCACTATCCTCAATCCGTCGCCCGTCCCTGAGGACCTCTACTTTCTTTCGGAATATGCCGATTTTCGCCACTATGACAGGCAGACCCAAAAGCACATATTGGCCGCCGCTGACTTGGCCATCATCTTTGATATTGGGGATTATAATCGACTGGGCCACCTGGGGGAAGATCTGGAAGAATTAGGTATTAAACTTCTTTCCATTGATCACCACCCCCACCAGGAGCCGAACGGTTTTTCCCATTCTGTCCACGATGTCACCGCCTGCGCTACGGGTTACCTTATTTACGATTTTTTGAAATATGCCAACGGTTCCATGGAGACTATTTCCCTTAAGGCGGCCGAAGGGCTTTACGTTGCACTAATGACTGACACCGGTTCCTTCAGATTCAACAACACCGATGCCGCGGCCCACGAAATGGCGGGTGAATTGATCCGGTTCGGCGTCAGGCCGTATGAGCTTTATCAGCAAGTCTACGAGTCCGCGCCTGTGGAAAAGGTGAAGCTTCTAGGCGCTGTGCTGGAAAATATTCATCTTTCAGCCGGTGGAAAACTGGCATGGTTTATAGTTACCAGAGAGATGATCAAAGAAGCCGGCGCCTCCAGCACACATGTGGGCGGTTTTACCGATACGGTTCGGTCCGTTAAAGGTGTGGAAGTGGCTGTTATGCTCCACGAAATTGCAGATAACAAAACAAGATTGAATTTTCGCTCAAAAGGGAGGGTGAAGATTGATGATTTGGCACGACAGTTTGGTGGTGGTGGTCACCCATTCGCCGCCGGTGCTGTTGTGCGTCAGACCATGGACACCACCAGAGAGGCTATTATCCCCGCCACTGCCACTGAAATAAAAAAACAGCTGAGTGAAGGAAGCCAACTATGA
- the obgE gene encoding GTPase ObgE, with the protein MFVDYAKIKVSAGNGGNGCVSFRREKYLPKGGPDGGNGGKGGDVIFRVDSQLHTLQDIKYRKSYGAGSGGAGSSSRKTGPNGEDVIIPVPPGTVLKKAGEKHIIADLVDDGDEFRGAEGGFGGRGNSEFATSTHQTPRESEPGKPGKEFIYELELKLLADVGLVGLPNAGKSTLLSKLSAARPKIADYPFTTLEPHLGIVKYGDFDSFVMVDIPGLIEGASEGKGMGIRFLRHIERTSILALLIDITDEDPDATVSTLLDELKNHNKALLDRPRLMVFTKRDLLPADAETPKLKNGEATAFISSVTGEGLSELVPRLAELCYGGTDQPDSDGT; encoded by the coding sequence ATGTTCGTCGACTATGCAAAAATCAAGGTTTCGGCCGGAAATGGCGGTAACGGCTGTGTAAGCTTCCGGCGGGAGAAGTATCTTCCCAAGGGTGGTCCTGATGGAGGTAACGGAGGAAAAGGAGGTGATGTTATTTTCAGGGTGGATAGCCAGCTCCATACACTTCAGGATATAAAGTACAGAAAGTCCTATGGAGCCGGCAGCGGAGGCGCCGGCTCCAGCAGCCGGAAAACAGGCCCTAATGGTGAGGATGTGATTATACCCGTGCCGCCGGGTACTGTCCTAAAAAAAGCGGGGGAGAAGCACATAATTGCCGATTTGGTGGATGATGGTGATGAGTTTCGGGGAGCTGAAGGCGGCTTCGGCGGAAGGGGCAACTCTGAATTTGCCACATCCACTCATCAGACACCTCGGGAGTCAGAACCGGGAAAACCGGGAAAAGAATTCATCTATGAACTAGAGCTGAAACTGCTGGCTGATGTGGGGCTGGTTGGTCTCCCCAACGCCGGGAAGTCCACACTCCTCTCCAAACTGTCCGCCGCCCGACCGAAGATTGCCGACTATCCGTTCACCACACTGGAACCCCATCTGGGCATTGTGAAATACGGTGATTTCGATTCTTTTGTCATGGTGGATATTCCTGGCCTCATTGAGGGTGCCAGTGAGGGGAAAGGGATGGGGATTCGCTTTCTCCGGCACATTGAGCGGACGTCGATCCTGGCTCTCCTTATCGATATTACTGACGAGGATCCGGATGCTACAGTCTCCACCCTCCTGGATGAGTTGAAGAACCATAACAAAGCACTACTGGATCGTCCTCGGCTCATGGTTTTCACCAAGCGGGACCTTCTTCCAGCGGATGCTGAAACACCTAAACTGAAGAACGGTGAAGCCACAGCCTTCATATCCAGTGTAACAGGGGAGGGGTTGTCTGAACTGGTTCCCCGACTGGCTGAACTTTGTTATGGAGGGACTGATCAGCCAGACTCTGATGGAACTTGA
- a CDS encoding adenylate/guanylate cyclase domain-containing protein yields MYFLRESFLVRNISLTPQEHSERRLAAIMFTDMVNYSELMQKDEAGTLQLLEDQQEIVNKILKDHGGRQIKTIGDAFFAQFDSILIALNCGVNIQETLVEFNSTRQFSQRINLRIGIHLGDVEVKDNDAYGDGVNIASRIEPFADAGGICITEDVYRQVMNKTEMNFRSIGKKELKNITYSPEVYKVILPWEDRRQSSGQDYPENKDRRGKQSQPTPQKTSKKKQNIMPIALGGLLVVVLAFMIGSYISSSEEIGGDPSRSRSIAVLPFQNLSDASGSDYFSDGITEDIISHLAEIEGLRVIARTSILQYKGTNKTVVEIAKELNVNTILEGSVRRAGDQVRVVTQLIDIKSDDHLWTQTYDKKLDDIFAVQTDIAQNIAASLEAKLSTKVQEKLASTPTTDTQAYDYYLKGKEQYYSYTMEGFRESVKFFSQALEIDPSYSLAYAGLGNAYAQIFYRTKDPTFSDLGYTAVNEALKQNPELAEGYKAKALLAHFSDKKTEALKLNMKAIELKPGYTEAIGNVGTVNYDLGDISQFIKYFKIFSASNPNHRFSSERIAIAYFMLNEVQIGLETAMEGIRKIPDSYECRNLLFHHYLNSGNSNKAKTILDELAKLRPNDGRISGLWSLYHLMASDFEKAREKALSTPNPNQHIKSFLAYAHKKLGNSDETEKILSEIESKALKELAAGAESYHQYFILARTHAMRDDLDKAVASLEDAINSGFRGYADDTNFLSWTVDPILSNARKKDGFIKLQERMEMIIDRERAEAGLTS; encoded by the coding sequence ATGTACTTTCTCCGAGAATCTTTTTTAGTAAGGAACATTAGTTTGACACCTCAAGAACATAGCGAACGAAGGCTTGCCGCCATCATGTTCACGGACATGGTGAATTATTCTGAACTCATGCAAAAGGATGAGGCGGGCACTCTTCAACTTCTTGAAGATCAGCAAGAGATCGTCAATAAGATCCTGAAGGACCATGGCGGTCGGCAGATCAAAACAATCGGTGACGCCTTCTTTGCACAGTTTGACAGTATTCTGATTGCATTGAATTGCGGCGTCAATATTCAGGAGACCCTGGTAGAGTTTAATTCCACCCGTCAGTTCAGTCAGAGGATCAACCTACGTATCGGGATCCACCTGGGTGATGTTGAAGTCAAGGATAATGACGCTTATGGAGACGGTGTAAACATTGCTTCACGAATTGAGCCTTTTGCTGATGCAGGTGGTATCTGTATTACGGAAGATGTCTACCGCCAGGTTATGAATAAAACAGAAATGAATTTCCGCTCCATCGGTAAAAAGGAACTGAAGAATATTACCTACAGCCCGGAGGTCTACAAGGTCATCCTCCCCTGGGAGGACCGGCGGCAAAGTTCAGGCCAAGACTATCCCGAGAATAAGGACCGTCGCGGTAAGCAAAGTCAACCAACACCTCAAAAGACCAGCAAGAAAAAACAGAATATAATGCCCATTGCCCTGGGCGGACTCCTGGTCGTTGTACTGGCCTTCATGATTGGGTCCTATATCAGCTCGAGTGAAGAAATTGGTGGTGATCCGAGTCGGTCACGTTCCATTGCTGTACTTCCATTTCAAAATCTCTCTGATGCATCGGGGAGTGATTATTTCTCAGATGGAATCACGGAAGATATCATCAGTCATCTGGCTGAGATAGAGGGGTTGAGGGTCATCGCCAGGACTTCCATACTTCAGTACAAAGGGACAAATAAAACTGTTGTGGAAATAGCAAAAGAGCTGAACGTGAACACCATCCTGGAAGGCTCCGTTAGGAGAGCGGGTGATCAAGTCCGTGTGGTGACGCAGCTCATTGACATAAAATCAGATGATCACCTCTGGACTCAGACCTATGACAAAAAACTTGATGATATCTTTGCCGTTCAGACTGATATCGCCCAAAACATCGCCGCCTCCCTTGAAGCAAAACTTTCAACAAAGGTTCAGGAAAAGCTGGCGTCCACTCCTACCACAGATACACAGGCCTATGACTATTACCTCAAAGGAAAAGAACAGTATTATTCCTACACCATGGAAGGTTTTAGAGAATCAGTGAAATTTTTTAGCCAGGCCCTGGAGATAGACCCTTCATATTCTCTTGCCTATGCAGGCCTGGGTAACGCATATGCCCAGATATTCTACAGGACAAAAGATCCAACATTTAGTGACCTGGGTTATACCGCTGTAAACGAGGCCTTGAAACAGAATCCCGAACTGGCTGAAGGTTATAAAGCAAAAGCCCTTCTGGCACATTTTAGCGACAAGAAGACCGAGGCGCTGAAACTGAACATGAAAGCCATCGAACTTAAGCCAGGCTACACCGAGGCTATTGGTAATGTGGGTACTGTAAATTATGATTTAGGTGATATCAGTCAATTCATAAAGTATTTCAAAATATTTAGTGCCAGTAACCCCAACCACAGGTTCTCCAGTGAGCGCATTGCCATCGCTTACTTCATGCTAAATGAAGTTCAAATTGGACTGGAAACAGCTATGGAAGGCATCAGGAAGATCCCAGATTCCTATGAATGCCGAAACCTTCTCTTTCACCATTATTTAAACAGCGGTAATTCAAATAAGGCTAAAACCATTCTTGATGAACTGGCTAAGCTCCGGCCAAATGACGGCCGGATCAGCGGTCTCTGGTCCCTTTATCATCTCATGGCCAGCGATTTTGAAAAGGCCCGAGAAAAAGCTCTGTCCACCCCAAACCCAAACCAGCATATAAAATCCTTTCTGGCCTATGCCCACAAAAAACTGGGTAATTCAGACGAAACTGAAAAAATCCTTTCAGAAATTGAGTCGAAAGCATTGAAAGAACTGGCCGCCGGTGCTGAATCATACCATCAATATTTTATCTTGGCTCGAACTCATGCTATGCGGGACGATCTAGACAAAGCCGTCGCCAGCCTTGAAGATGCAATAAACAGCGGCTTCAGGGGATATGCTGATGACACCAATTTTCTTTCATGGACTGTAGATCCCATTCTTTCCAATGCTAGAAAAAAAGATGGCTTCATAAAACTTCAGGAGCGTATGGAGATGATCATAGATCGGGAACGCGCTGAAGCTGGCTTAACCAGTTGA